A region of Vibrio chagasii DNA encodes the following proteins:
- a CDS encoding insulinase family protein, which produces MKKVLLGTFSLVAIAGCSYNVPSSTSFFSSLPEGVTLLEEVKPSKDKVVIPYTKYQLDNGLTVILSPDDSDPLVHVDVTYHVGSAREEIGKSGFAHFFEHMMFQGSENVGDQQHFKIITEAGGSLNGTTNRDRTNYFETVPSNQLEKMLWLESDRMGFLLDAVSQKKFEVQRGTVKNERAQSYENRPYGLMWERMGEALYPEGHPYSWQPIGYVEDLDRVDVNDLKAFFLRWYGPNNAVLTIGGDIDVDDTLEWVNKYFGPIPKGPEVEPAEKQPAVLTEDKYITLEDNIRQPMVLVGWPTTYRGEETQASLNALSNVLGSGTNSYLYQNLVKTQKAVSAGSFHDCAELACTMYVYAMGNSGKKGDLTALNKELMDTLDKFSKEGVQQERLDQITGMAEADAVFALQSVKGKVSQLASNQTFYGQPDRIESQLDQIRAVTPESVSKAYQDFIEGKHKVTLSVVPKKQLDLAVREATFTTPPRTLPDYSKVTEDQLNFRRATDTFDRSVMPEVTFGVEATMPELYRMHFANGTDLIGTETSETPTVQMQIQLPAGERYVRKGQEGLANLTAALMEEGSTKRTVEELQATLDKLGSSVSISAGSYTTDISISTLEKNLPQTLAIVQEVLLEPKFDEQDFERVKKQMLEGVVYQHQQPSWMASQATREVLFGDSIFARASDGTKDSLESLTLDDVKQFYSQHYTPEGANIVIVGDISKKEVGKQLQFFEKWQGEAAPLTRPQIVKDLTEQRLYLVDKPGAPQSIVRLVRKGLPFDATGELYKSQLANFNLAGNFNSRINQNLREDKAYTYGASGYFASTRETGAVVFSAQVRANATVPSIQEFINELNEFSQSGLTDEEVKFMRLAVGQQDALKYETPSQKAGLLSNIVALSLDEDYLQQRNQIVETVSKETLNELSKKWFDPNDYQIIVVGDAASLRPQLEKLDIPIEELEIIR; this is translated from the coding sequence ATGAAAAAGGTTTTACTTGGTACATTTTCTCTTGTCGCCATTGCCGGCTGTTCTTACAATGTACCTAGCTCAACATCCTTCTTTTCCTCATTACCAGAAGGTGTCACTCTTTTAGAAGAGGTTAAGCCCTCTAAAGATAAAGTGGTGATCCCTTACACTAAATATCAATTGGATAATGGCTTAACCGTTATTCTTTCTCCTGATGATTCCGATCCATTGGTGCATGTGGATGTGACTTACCATGTCGGTTCTGCACGTGAAGAGATAGGCAAGTCAGGCTTTGCGCATTTCTTCGAGCATATGATGTTCCAAGGTTCTGAGAATGTTGGCGATCAGCAGCACTTCAAGATCATTACAGAAGCGGGTGGTTCGTTAAACGGTACCACTAACCGCGATCGTACTAACTACTTTGAGACGGTTCCCTCAAACCAGCTTGAGAAAATGTTGTGGTTAGAATCAGATCGAATGGGCTTCTTATTAGATGCGGTTTCTCAGAAGAAATTCGAAGTACAAAGAGGCACGGTTAAAAACGAACGTGCTCAAAGCTATGAAAACCGTCCTTATGGTCTGATGTGGGAGCGAATGGGTGAAGCGCTTTACCCTGAAGGACACCCATATTCATGGCAACCAATTGGCTATGTCGAAGATCTCGACCGCGTCGATGTGAATGACCTCAAGGCATTCTTCCTGCGTTGGTACGGCCCAAATAATGCGGTACTGACAATCGGTGGTGATATCGATGTCGACGATACGCTTGAGTGGGTTAATAAATACTTTGGTCCGATTCCGAAAGGTCCAGAGGTTGAGCCTGCTGAGAAACAACCTGCGGTACTGACGGAAGATAAGTACATCACCCTAGAAGATAACATTCGTCAGCCAATGGTACTGGTTGGTTGGCCGACGACTTATCGCGGTGAAGAGACCCAAGCGTCACTGAATGCACTGTCTAACGTTTTAGGTTCCGGTACTAACAGTTACCTTTACCAAAACTTAGTGAAGACACAAAAAGCAGTAAGTGCAGGCTCATTCCATGATTGTGCTGAGTTGGCATGTACCATGTATGTTTATGCGATGGGTAACTCTGGTAAAAAAGGTGACTTAACGGCTCTCAACAAAGAGTTAATGGATACCTTAGATAAGTTCTCGAAAGAGGGTGTTCAACAAGAGCGCCTAGACCAGATTACCGGAATGGCCGAAGCGGATGCGGTTTTTGCACTGCAAAGTGTTAAGGGTAAAGTGTCGCAATTGGCATCTAACCAAACTTTCTATGGTCAGCCTGACCGTATAGAGTCTCAGCTGGATCAAATCCGTGCCGTCACACCTGAAAGCGTGAGCAAGGCCTACCAAGATTTCATCGAAGGTAAGCATAAGGTGACTTTGAGTGTGGTTCCGAAAAAACAGCTTGATTTAGCCGTTCGAGAAGCAACATTTACCACGCCACCACGTACTTTGCCTGATTACAGTAAAGTAACGGAAGACCAGTTGAATTTCAGAAGAGCAACGGACACCTTTGATCGCAGTGTGATGCCTGAGGTGACCTTTGGTGTCGAAGCGACAATGCCAGAGCTGTATCGCATGCACTTTGCAAATGGTACTGATTTGATTGGTACTGAAACCAGCGAAACGCCAACGGTACAAATGCAAATCCAACTGCCTGCAGGTGAGCGTTATGTGCGTAAAGGACAAGAGGGCTTAGCAAACCTAACTGCCGCTCTGATGGAAGAAGGCTCTACTAAGCGAACGGTTGAAGAGCTACAGGCGACCCTAGATAAGTTGGGTAGCAGCGTGAGCATCAGTGCTGGTAGCTACACCACAGATATTTCAATTTCTACGCTAGAGAAAAACCTTCCTCAAACCTTAGCGATCGTGCAAGAAGTTTTACTTGAGCCTAAGTTCGATGAGCAAGATTTCGAACGCGTTAAGAAACAGATGCTAGAAGGGGTGGTATACCAGCATCAACAACCAAGCTGGATGGCATCTCAAGCAACCCGTGAAGTGCTGTTTGGCGACAGTATTTTTGCTCGTGCAAGTGATGGTACTAAAGACTCTCTAGAATCGTTAACTCTGGACGATGTAAAACAGTTTTACAGTCAACACTATACTCCAGAGGGAGCTAATATTGTTATTGTAGGGGACATCTCGAAGAAAGAGGTTGGAAAGCAGCTACAATTCTTTGAGAAGTGGCAAGGCGAGGCGGCACCGTTGACACGCCCACAGATCGTCAAAGACCTGACTGAGCAGCGTTTATATTTAGTTGATAAGCCAGGTGCGCCTCAAAGTATCGTTCGTTTAGTTCGTAAAGGTCTGCCTTTTGATGCTACGGGTGAGTTGTACAAGAGCCAATTGGCTAACTTTAACCTAGCGGGTAACTTTAATAGCCGTATCAACCAGAACCTACGCGAAGACAAAGCATACACTTATGGTGCGAGCGGTTACTTTGCCAGTACTCGTGAAACGGGCGCGGTAGTATTTAGCGCACAGGTAAGAGCTAACGCGACAGTGCCATCGATTCAAGAGTTTATTAATGAACTGAATGAGTTTAGCCAAAGTGGATTAACTGACGAAGAGGTGAAATTTATGCGCCTTGCCGTCGGTCAACAAGATGCACTCAAATACGAAACACCAAGTCAGAAAGCTGGATTGTTGAGTAATATTGTTGCATTGAGCCTTGATGAAGATTACCTACAACAGCGTAATCAGATAGTTGAGACGGTCTCAAAAGAGACATTGAATGAACTATCGAAAAAATGGTTCGACCCGAATGATTATCAAATAATTGTGGTTGGTGATGCGGCTTCGCTTCGCCCGCAATTAGAAAAGTTAGATATTCCAATAGAAGAGCTTGAAATCATTCGTTAG
- the gshA gene encoding glutamate--cysteine ligase has protein sequence MTDFAARLKQVATNPKTFSQFGRGVERETLRYTEDGHLATGPHPKALGSALMNEWVTTDFSESLLEFITPVSNDVPTLLNQLSDIHHFTQTKLDGEKLWPLSMPCYVGSEDYIQLAQYGTSNNGKMKTLYREGLKRRYGSLMQIISGVHFNFSFPESFWDSLFGEQTEQERSDAKSDAYFGLIRNYYRFGWLIPYFFGASPALCSSFIKGRETNLPFEKVGETLYLPKATALRLSDLGYTNSAQSVLKIGFNSLEQYLEGLNQAIRTPSEEFAEIGVKVDGEYRQLNSNVLQIENELYAPIRPKRVAKSGEKPSEALARGGVEYIEVRSLDVNPFSSIGITEQQVRFLDLFLTWSVLTDSAEMDNCELECWRDNWNKVILEGRQVGLELQIGCHGERLSLQDWAKRVFKDLRSIAEMMDAEQGGQAYQETCDTLEAWIDNPELTISGQLLDETKKLGGLGKVGCALGKTYAQQHKAHQYKVYSAELMEAEVQRSVIAQQQSEEASTQDFDSFLADYFSYLKA, from the coding sequence TTGACTGATTTTGCTGCGCGACTAAAGCAAGTTGCAACCAACCCTAAGACCTTCTCTCAATTTGGTCGTGGCGTTGAAAGGGAAACATTACGCTACACGGAAGATGGGCACCTTGCTACTGGGCCGCACCCTAAGGCCTTAGGATCTGCGTTGATGAACGAGTGGGTAACGACTGATTTCTCTGAGTCGCTACTGGAATTTATCACACCTGTTTCAAATGACGTTCCTACTCTTTTGAATCAGTTGTCTGATATTCATCATTTCACACAAACCAAGTTAGACGGTGAAAAACTGTGGCCGCTCTCTATGCCTTGTTATGTTGGTAGCGAAGACTACATTCAGCTTGCGCAATACGGCACATCTAACAACGGTAAGATGAAAACGTTATATCGTGAGGGCCTAAAACGCCGTTACGGTAGCTTGATGCAGATTATCTCTGGTGTTCACTTTAACTTTTCTTTCCCTGAAAGCTTCTGGGATAGCTTGTTTGGTGAACAAACAGAACAAGAGCGTAGTGACGCAAAATCAGATGCTTACTTCGGTTTGATCCGTAACTACTACCGTTTTGGTTGGTTAATCCCATATTTCTTCGGTGCTTCGCCAGCATTGTGTTCATCTTTCATCAAAGGAAGAGAAACGAACCTACCTTTTGAAAAGGTTGGCGAGACACTGTATCTACCAAAAGCAACAGCGCTTCGTCTGAGTGATCTTGGTTACACTAACAGTGCGCAAAGCGTATTGAAGATTGGCTTTAACAGCCTAGAGCAGTACCTTGAAGGCTTGAATCAAGCGATTCGTACTCCATCAGAAGAGTTTGCTGAAATTGGCGTTAAGGTTGATGGCGAATATCGTCAGCTTAATAGCAACGTACTACAAATTGAGAATGAGCTTTACGCACCTATCCGTCCTAAGCGTGTGGCTAAGAGTGGTGAGAAACCATCTGAAGCGCTGGCTCGTGGCGGTGTTGAGTACATCGAGGTTCGCTCTCTAGACGTAAACCCATTCAGCTCAATCGGTATCACTGAGCAACAAGTTCGCTTCTTAGATCTATTCCTAACTTGGAGTGTTCTAACTGATTCTGCTGAGATGGATAACTGTGAGCTTGAATGTTGGCGCGATAACTGGAACAAGGTGATCCTAGAAGGTCGTCAAGTCGGTCTAGAGCTGCAAATTGGTTGTCACGGTGAGCGCTTATCTCTGCAAGATTGGGCGAAGCGCGTGTTCAAAGATCTACGCTCAATTGCTGAGATGATGGATGCTGAACAAGGCGGTCAAGCTTACCAAGAAACCTGCGATACGCTTGAAGCTTGGATTGATAACCCAGAGCTAACCATTTCTGGCCAATTGCTAGATGAGACTAAAAAACTAGGTGGCTTAGGTAAAGTTGGCTGTGCGCTAGGTAAAACGTACGCACAACAGCACAAAGCACACCAATACAAAGTGTATTCAGCTGAGCTGATGGAAGCAGAGGTTCAACGCTCTGTGATTGCTCAGCAACAAAGTGAAGAAGCGAGCACTCAAGATTTTGACAGCTTCTTAGCGGATTATTTTTCGTATTTAAAAGCATAG
- the luxS gene encoding S-ribosylhomocysteine lyase: MPLLDSFTVDHTRMNAPAVRVAKTMQTPKGDTITVFDLRFTAPNKDILSEKGIHTLEHLYAGFMRAQLNGSDVEIIDISPMGCRTGFYMSLIGTPSELQVADAWLAAMQDVLKVESQNKIPELNEYQCGTAAMHSLDEAKEIANAIITAGISVNKNDELALPESMLKELKVD; encoded by the coding sequence ATGCCTTTATTAGATAGTTTTACTGTAGATCACACTCGTATGAACGCACCGGCAGTTCGTGTTGCGAAAACAATGCAAACTCCAAAAGGAGATACCATCACGGTATTTGACCTGCGTTTTACGGCACCAAACAAAGATATCCTATCTGAGAAAGGTATCCACACTCTAGAGCACCTATACGCTGGTTTCATGCGTGCTCAACTGAACGGTTCAGACGTAGAGATCATCGATATTTCTCCTATGGGCTGTCGTACTGGTTTCTACATGAGCCTGATCGGTACACCTTCAGAGCTGCAAGTTGCTGATGCTTGGTTAGCGGCAATGCAAGACGTGCTAAAAGTTGAGAGCCAGAACAAGATCCCTGAGTTGAACGAATACCAATGTGGTACTGCGGCAATGCACTCTTTAGATGAAGCGAAAGAGATCGCGAATGCCATCATCACTGCTGGTATCTCAGTAAACAAGAACGACGAGCTAGCGCTGCCAGAGTCGATGCTTAAAGAGCTTAAAGTCGATTAA
- a CDS encoding CNNM domain-containing protein has translation MDDISTGILFALLACLIVISGYFSGSETGMMSLNRYRLKHLANTGHKGAKRVEKLLNRPDRLIGLILIGNNLVNILASAIATILGMRIYGDIGVAVATGTLTLVILVFAEVTPKTIASLFPERVSYASSILLMILMKILSPLVILVNFITNGFIRILGVKASHDATDHLSSEELRTVVNEAGNLIPQRHQDMLVSILDLEHVTVNDIMVPRNEITGIDINDDWKSIVRQLTHSPHGRVVLYRDQIDEVVGMLRLREAYRLMLEKNEFNKETLLRAADEIYFIPEATPLNIQLLKFQRNKQRIGLIVDEYGDINGLVTLEDILEEIVGEFTTSIAPSLSDEITPQSDGSFLIEGSANIRDINKGLQWALPTDGPRTLNGLILEHLEDIPESHLSVQVASHPMEIVELEENRIKLVRVFPQIVNG, from the coding sequence TTGGACGACATATCAACGGGTATCTTATTTGCGCTACTCGCGTGTCTCATTGTAATTTCTGGTTATTTCTCTGGTTCCGAAACGGGCATGATGTCCTTGAACCGCTACCGTTTAAAGCACTTGGCCAACACGGGTCATAAAGGTGCAAAACGCGTAGAAAAACTTCTGAACCGCCCCGACAGGTTGATAGGCCTCATTCTCATCGGTAACAACCTTGTCAACATTCTCGCTTCTGCGATCGCAACCATTCTTGGTATGCGTATCTACGGGGACATCGGTGTGGCTGTCGCAACCGGTACCCTGACACTCGTGATCCTCGTATTCGCCGAGGTAACCCCAAAAACTATCGCCTCTCTGTTTCCTGAACGTGTGTCTTACGCCAGCAGCATCTTACTAATGATTCTGATGAAGATACTGTCACCACTGGTGATCTTAGTGAACTTCATTACCAATGGCTTTATTCGTATTCTGGGTGTCAAAGCCAGCCACGACGCAACCGATCATTTAAGTTCTGAAGAGCTAAGAACTGTAGTTAATGAAGCGGGTAACCTAATACCTCAACGTCACCAAGATATGTTGGTGTCTATTCTAGATTTAGAGCATGTTACGGTGAACGACATCATGGTGCCTCGTAACGAGATTACCGGTATCGACATTAATGATGATTGGAAATCTATCGTCCGCCAACTGACCCACTCCCCTCATGGCAGAGTTGTTCTTTATCGTGACCAAATTGATGAAGTGGTTGGTATGCTGAGACTGCGCGAAGCGTATCGCTTGATGCTTGAAAAGAACGAATTCAACAAAGAGACTCTGCTGCGTGCCGCGGACGAAATCTACTTCATTCCTGAAGCAACACCACTCAACATTCAACTACTAAAATTCCAACGCAACAAACAGCGTATCGGTCTAATCGTTGATGAATACGGTGATATCAATGGTTTGGTTACATTAGAAGATATTCTAGAAGAGATTGTCGGTGAGTTTACCACTTCAATTGCGCCAAGTTTGTCTGATGAAATCACACCGCAGAGCGATGGCAGCTTCCTGATTGAAGGCAGTGCAAACATTCGTGATATCAATAAAGGGTTGCAGTGGGCACTACCAACCGATGGCCCAAGAACGTTGAATGGTTTGATACTAGAACATCTTGAAGACATTCCAGAGAGTCACCTAAGCGTTCAAGTGGCTAGCCATCCAATGGAGATTGTGGAACTAGAAGAGAACCGCATCAAACTAGTACGTGTGTTTCCACAAATCGTAAATGGATAA
- a CDS encoding inner membrane protein YpjD, with the protein MDSLIAIAAAFLYTMAISTIIPGLVHQTGIRVKTVFISALLALAFHAWLLGDLIFNASGQNLSILNVASLISLIISLVMSGAMLKTRLWFILPVVYSFAALNLMAATFLPSTFIKHLENDPKLLMHISLALFSYATLTIGALYALQLAWLDHKLKKKKALVINPNLPPLMMVERQLFKIILIGNGLLTGTLLTGFIFVQDMFAQGKAHKAVLSFIAWIIYSILLWGHYQKGWRGQKVTWFALAGASMLTLAYFGSRFVQEIILR; encoded by the coding sequence ATGGACAGTCTTATTGCGATCGCAGCAGCCTTTCTTTATACAATGGCGATTTCCACGATCATTCCAGGTCTCGTGCACCAAACAGGAATCCGTGTAAAAACGGTGTTTATCAGCGCATTACTTGCTCTAGCTTTCCATGCTTGGTTGCTTGGCGATTTAATCTTTAATGCCAGTGGTCAAAACCTCAGTATCTTAAACGTTGCTTCACTGATCAGTTTAATCATTTCTCTAGTGATGAGCGGTGCTATGCTCAAAACCCGACTGTGGTTCATTCTTCCTGTCGTTTATAGCTTTGCAGCACTTAACTTGATGGCGGCAACGTTTCTTCCAAGCACCTTCATCAAACATTTAGAGAATGATCCAAAACTGCTGATGCACATCTCTTTGGCGCTGTTCTCTTACGCGACGCTCACTATTGGTGCTCTATACGCACTACAACTTGCGTGGCTAGATCACAAACTTAAAAAGAAGAAAGCACTGGTTATCAACCCTAACCTACCTCCATTAATGATGGTCGAAAGACAACTTTTCAAGATAATCCTAATCGGTAATGGCTTATTAACGGGTACCTTGTTGACTGGCTTCATCTTCGTACAAGACATGTTTGCTCAAGGTAAAGCACACAAAGCCGTGTTGTCTTTTATTGCTTGGATTATCTACTCCATTCTTCTGTGGGGTCATTACCAAAAAGGTTGGCGTGGTCAGAAGGTGACTTGGTTCGCCCTTGCAGGTGCCAGCATGCTCACATTAGCCTACTTCGGTAGTCGCTTCGTTCAGGAAATCATCCTGAGATAA
- the ffh gene encoding signal recognition particle protein → MFDNLTDRLSKTLKNISGKGRLTEDNIKDTLREVRMALLEADVALPVVRDFVKRVKEGAVGVEVSKSLTPGQEFIKIVQAELEAVMGESNEALNLAAQPPAVILMAGLQGAGKTTSVGKLSKLLTERDKKKVLVVSADVYRPAAIKQLETLASDVGVDFFPSSADQKPIDIANAAIDHAKKKFYDVLLVDTAGRLAIDEEMMGEIQELHTAINPVETLFVVDAMTGQDAANTAKAFGDALPLTGVILTKVDGDARGGAALSVRHITGKPIKFLGVGEKTDALEPFHPDRVASRILGMGDVLSLIEDLQKNVDTEKAEKLAKKFKEKKGFDLEDFREQLGQMQNMGGMMGMMDKLPGMSQLPDNVKDKVDDKMFKQMEAIINSMTMKERQRPELIKGSRKKRIAAGSGTQVQDVNRMLKQFTQMQKMMKKMQKGGMKGMMRNMQGMMGGMGGMGGGFNPFGR, encoded by the coding sequence ATGTTTGATAATTTAACGGATCGTCTATCCAAAACGCTGAAGAATATCAGCGGTAAAGGTCGTCTGACCGAAGACAATATTAAAGATACGCTACGTGAAGTGCGTATGGCGCTTCTTGAAGCTGACGTGGCACTGCCAGTTGTCCGCGATTTTGTTAAGCGCGTAAAAGAAGGCGCTGTGGGTGTTGAGGTTTCTAAATCTCTAACACCTGGCCAAGAATTCATTAAGATCGTTCAAGCTGAACTTGAAGCGGTAATGGGTGAGTCTAATGAAGCACTTAACCTAGCTGCGCAGCCGCCAGCGGTTATCTTAATGGCTGGTCTACAAGGTGCGGGTAAAACCACATCGGTAGGTAAGCTATCTAAGTTGCTGACAGAGCGTGACAAGAAGAAAGTATTGGTTGTGTCTGCCGACGTTTACCGTCCTGCGGCGATCAAACAACTTGAAACGTTAGCTAGCGATGTTGGCGTTGACTTCTTCCCATCTTCGGCTGATCAGAAGCCGATTGATATTGCTAACGCTGCAATCGACCACGCGAAGAAGAAATTCTACGACGTGTTGCTTGTCGATACCGCAGGTCGTTTGGCGATTGATGAAGAGATGATGGGCGAGATCCAAGAGCTTCATACTGCAATCAACCCAGTTGAAACTCTATTCGTTGTTGATGCTATGACAGGTCAAGATGCGGCGAATACGGCAAAAGCCTTTGGTGATGCTCTTCCACTAACCGGTGTTATCTTAACAAAAGTTGATGGTGATGCGCGTGGTGGTGCAGCGCTGTCTGTTCGTCATATCACAGGTAAGCCAATCAAATTCTTAGGTGTTGGTGAGAAAACTGACGCACTAGAACCATTCCACCCTGATCGTGTTGCTTCTCGTATCTTAGGTATGGGTGACGTTCTGTCGCTTATTGAAGACCTACAGAAAAACGTTGATACCGAGAAAGCTGAGAAACTGGCTAAGAAGTTCAAAGAGAAGAAAGGTTTTGACCTTGAAGACTTCCGTGAACAGCTAGGTCAAATGCAAAACATGGGCGGCATGATGGGCATGATGGATAAGCTTCCAGGCATGTCTCAGCTACCAGACAACGTGAAAGATAAAGTTGATGACAAGATGTTCAAGCAGATGGAAGCGATCATCAACTCTATGACCATGAAAGAGCGTCAACGTCCTGAGCTAATTAAAGGCTCACGTAAAAAACGTATTGCCGCTGGTTCAGGTACGCAAGTACAAGATGTAAACCGCATGCTTAAGCAGTTCACCCAAATGCAGAAGATGATGAAGAAAATGCAGAAAGGTGGCATGAAAGGCATGATGCGTAACATGCAAGGTATGATGGGCGGCATGGGTGGTATGGGCGGCGGCTTCAACCCGTTCGGCCGATAA
- the rpsP gene encoding 30S ribosomal protein S16 yields MVTIRLARHGAKKRPFYQIVVADSRNAATGRFIEKVGFFNPTAQGQEEGLRLDLDRVNHWVGQGASLSDRVAKLVKDAQKAA; encoded by the coding sequence ATGGTAACCATTCGTTTGGCACGTCACGGCGCTAAGAAGCGTCCATTCTATCAAATCGTAGTTGCGGATAGCCGTAACGCTGCAACTGGCCGTTTCATCGAGAAAGTAGGTTTCTTTAACCCTACTGCTCAAGGTCAAGAAGAAGGTCTACGTCTAGACCTAGATCGCGTTAACCACTGGGTTGGTCAAGGCGCATCTCTATCTGATCGTGTAGCTAAGCTAGTTAAAGACGCTCAAAAAGCGGCTTAA
- the rimM gene encoding ribosome maturation factor RimM (Essential for efficient processing of 16S rRNA) yields MSMKGKETMSKQDEKIVMGKFGATYGIRGWLKVFSYTDNAESIFDYSPWYVNQKGKWVEFKVESWKRHNKGMVCKLEGFEVREDAHLLTNFEIAIDPASLPELSEEEFYWRELFGMQVVTTKGYDLGVVTDMLETGSNDVLVIKANLKDAFGQKERLVPYLEEQVIKKVDREAQRIEVDWDPGF; encoded by the coding sequence ATGTCGATGAAGGGTAAAGAAACGATGAGCAAGCAAGACGAAAAAATTGTTATGGGCAAGTTTGGTGCTACCTATGGCATTCGTGGCTGGCTTAAAGTTTTTTCCTACACAGACAACGCTGAAAGCATATTTGATTACTCTCCTTGGTACGTTAACCAAAAGGGGAAGTGGGTTGAATTCAAAGTAGAAAGCTGGAAGCGCCATAACAAAGGTATGGTGTGTAAGCTGGAAGGTTTTGAGGTTCGCGAGGACGCTCATCTACTGACTAACTTTGAAATCGCAATAGACCCTGCTTCATTACCTGAATTGTCAGAAGAGGAATTCTACTGGCGTGAATTGTTTGGTATGCAAGTTGTAACCACTAAAGGTTACGATCTAGGTGTCGTTACCGACATGCTAGAGACTGGCTCAAACGATGTTCTAGTAATCAAAGCAAATCTTAAGGATGCTTTCGGACAAAAGGAACGGTTAGTACCGTACCTTGAAGAGCAAGTGATCAAGAAAGTTGATCGCGAAGCTCAACGGATCGAAGTTGACTGGGATCCTGGATTCTAA
- the trmD gene encoding tRNA (guanosine(37)-N1)-methyltransferase TrmD gives MWVGVISLFPEMFRSVTDFGVTGQAVKKGLLSIETWNPRDFTHDKHRTVDDRPYGGGPGMLMMVQPLRDAIQTAKQASPGKTKVIYLSPQGRKLDQKGVEELATNENLLLICGRYEGVDERIIQSEVDEEWSIGDFVMTGGELPAMTLIDSVSRFVPGVLGDFASAEEDSFANGLLDCPHYTRPEVLDDKEVPSVLKSGNHKDIRRWRLKQSLGRTWLRRPELLENLALTDEQEQLLAEFIKEQRS, from the coding sequence ATGTGGGTTGGCGTAATTAGCCTATTTCCTGAAATGTTCCGTTCAGTTACTGATTTTGGAGTAACGGGTCAAGCGGTAAAGAAAGGTCTTTTATCTATTGAGACATGGAATCCTCGCGATTTCACTCATGATAAACATCGCACTGTTGATGACAGACCTTACGGTGGTGGTCCTGGCATGTTAATGATGGTTCAGCCTTTGCGCGACGCTATCCAAACTGCCAAACAAGCATCACCGGGAAAGACGAAAGTTATCTACCTTTCACCTCAAGGTCGTAAACTCGACCAGAAAGGTGTTGAAGAGCTGGCAACAAACGAGAATTTACTTCTTATTTGTGGTCGCTACGAAGGGGTAGATGAGCGCATCATTCAATCTGAAGTCGACGAAGAATGGTCGATTGGAGATTTCGTGATGACGGGTGGTGAACTGCCAGCCATGACGCTGATTGATTCAGTCTCTCGGTTTGTACCGGGTGTACTTGGAGATTTCGCATCAGCAGAAGAAGATTCTTTTGCAAATGGTTTGCTAGATTGCCCTCACTATACGCGCCCTGAGGTGCTAGACGACAAAGAGGTACCTTCGGTACTCAAGTCTGGAAACCATAAGGACATTCGTCGCTGGCGATTAAAACAATCGTTGGGCCGAACTTGGCTAAGAAGACCAGAACTCCTGGAAAACCTAGCTCTGACTGACGAACAGGAACAATTACTGGCTGAATTCATTAAAGAGCAACGCTCTTAA
- the rplS gene encoding 50S ribosomal protein L19 — protein MSNIIKALEEEQLKSDLPKFAPGDTVVVQVKVKEGDRERLQAFEGVVIAIRNRGLHSAFTVRKISNGEGVERAFQTHSPMVDSIEVKRRGAVRRAKLYYLRERSGKSARIKEKLAKK, from the coding sequence ATGAGCAACATCATTAAGGCTCTTGAAGAAGAGCAACTAAAATCAGACCTTCCTAAATTCGCACCAGGTGACACTGTTGTAGTTCAGGTTAAGGTAAAAGAAGGTGACCGTGAGCGTCTACAGGCTTTCGAAGGCGTAGTAATCGCTATTCGTAACCGTGGTCTTCACTCTGCATTCACAGTTCGTAAGATCTCGAACGGTGAAGGTGTAGAGCGTGCGTTCCAAACTCACTCTCCAATGGTTGATAGCATCGAAGTTAAACGCCGTGGTGCAGTACGTCGTGCCAAGTTGTACTACCTACGTGAGCGTTCTGGTAAGTCTGCTCGTATTAAAGAGAAGCTTGCTAAGAAGTAA
- the yacG gene encoding DNA gyrase inhibitor YacG: MSNKITIVKCPQCQTDVEWGEQSPHRPFCSKQCQMIDFGEWADEENSIAGAPDMSDSDGWSEDQY; this comes from the coding sequence ATGTCGAACAAAATCACCATCGTTAAATGCCCACAATGTCAGACTGATGTTGAGTGGGGTGAACAGAGCCCACACCGTCCGTTTTGCAGCAAGCAATGTCAGATGATTGATTTCGGTGAATGGGCAGACGAAGAGAACAGCATCGCTGGCGCACCGGATATGTCTGATAGCGATGGTTGGTCAGAAGACCAGTACTAA